The segment GCCACTACATCAGCAGCTCTGACCCGGTCCTGGTCCGGGTGCAGACCAGCGCCGAGGAGGGGGTAGCGATCCTGGGCCCCGACTCCCCCGCGGGGCGACGGTTGGACGAGACCCGTCGGTTCTTCGGGTTCATGCGCGAGGAGGTGAAGCGCTCGATGGCGAAGTGGCAACGGCTCCAAGCCGCCGCGCGCGAGCCCGACTGATCGGTCCGCCGGTACCGCAGGGCACGGTCAGGGACGAGGGTGGTCAGCGCTGGGCCGCGGCTCGTTCGACGGCGGCGGTGTAGTCGCGGAAGGTCTCGGTGGGTGAACCGTCGTCGAGGAAGGTGGCGCGTTGTGCGTGGGTGATCTCCAGTTGGACACCCGCGCCTCGGGCGTTGCGGTTGGCGATGTTGTCGGGGTCTTCGCCCGCGAGACCGTCGGGGATCGAGTCGGGCGCGTCGAAGCCCGAGGCGCGGAGTTCCGCGCGGACCGTGTCGCGCAGTTCGGTGTCGAGCCCACCGACGTAGGTGGTGGGGTGATCGCCGGCGGCCCCGTGCCAGGAGATCGTGTAGTCGGAGGCGGCGACGACCTCTAGGGTCATGGGTTCGTCGAAGCGGGTGGCGGTGATGTGCAGAACGCCGTTTCCGCTCCGCTTGATCCCCTCGAACGTGGCGAAGGCGTGGTCACCGGCCTGGGCGGCGTGGTCGGCGAGTTCGGTGGTGGGGGGTTCGATGCGGCCTCCGTGGATGGCGATGTGCGCGAGGTCGGTTCCGCCGGCGCGCGTGGTCCGCCGGTAGTCCACGCCCTCGGTCTCGTGGGCGGCGAGTTCGGCGTAGTTGGCGTAGGTGTCCTCCGCCCCCGCGGTCGCCGGTACCCCGGGGACCAGGGTGAAGGTGAGAAACGCGGTCGTGGCCACGGTCGCGGTCCTGGTGATCACCTTGGTCCGTCCTTCCCGTTGGGTCCGGTCGCGCACCACGTTACGTGGCGCCGCTCGGCTTCGCCCGGCGATCGCCCGCGCCGCGTGGCGCGTCCTCCCAACCGGGTCAGGAACCCACGATGAGGTCGGGCCCTGCCGAGTCAGTGCCGACGCGGCCCATGTCCGCCCCCGGTCAGTTCAGTGCCTCCAGCGTCGAGCCGACGACGACGAGCATGAGTACGCCCCAGGCGAGGCTGGATACCAGGTTCCAGGCCAGGACCGCGCGTCGGTCGAGACCGGCGGCGGCCATGATGAACGCGGTCAACGAGATCGCGAACACCGTTGGGGTGAGCAGGCTGGCGACCGGGACGCCCCACTTCTCGACGCGGGCCAGGATGCGCTCGCGTCGCTTGGAGCGCTCGACCCGGCTCTTGCCCGTTCGTATCCGTCCGGCCAGGGACACGGCCGCGGTCACGGCCAGCGCGTTGCCCGCCACCGCACCGCCCAGGGCGATGGGCCAGCCCATGCCGACCACGTAGCCGATCACGGAACCGAAGTAGCTCTCCAGAAACGGGATGGTTCCGATGACGAAAACGGCGACGAACTGAAGGACGGGATGTAGGTCGTCCACGAACTGCGCGATCGTGGCGATCAAGTCGTTCACGTCAAGGCCTCTCAACCGAGGGTGGTCCTGCACCCGGGCATAGGGGGCCGAGCGCACAATCGGGAAGGATTCCGATTGTGTCGGTACGGAGGTCTCGCGTGGTACCCACACCCATCACCACCCTGTGATGACAGTTGTCATGGACGGAGGTGGTGGTCACGGGTCGGACGACGAGGCGCCCGGTGGCGCGGGAGACGTGGTGGTCTTCGGCCTGGCCCAGGGAGTCGTTTTCGAAAACGCTTGAACACCCGCAGCAAGAAGACCCCCGACGGAGGTGGCGTGGCATTCAGAGTCCACTCACTCTGGCGACGATGGAGCACCGCCAATGACCACGTCATCGACGACCGGCAGGCTGGGTGACTCCACCGGCAAGAACGGAGCGCGAACGGGCGCGTCAGGGGGCGTGCCCGCGTCCCGTCCTTGGGTCAGGTGACGTCGGGTATGTCCCTGAGCTGCCTGCGGGAGGTGATTCCGAGTTTGCGGAAGATGTTGCGCAGGTGGGCGTCGATGGTTCGCGGGCTGAGGAACAGGCGGGCGGCCACTTCCTTGGTGGTGGCACCCGCCGCGACCTCACGGGCGATGTGCATCTCCTGCATGGTCAACTGGTCGTAGGTGTGTTCCGCCCGCCCGCGCACCACGGCACCGGTGGCCCGCAGCTCTCCAGCGGCCCGCTCGGCGAACGCCTCCATGCCGATCCGTGAGAACAGCTCGTGCGCGGCGTTCAACTGCTCCCGTGCGTCACGGCGGCGCCCCGCGCGACGGAGCCACTCCCCGTAGCGCAGACGCGCCCGGGCGAGATCCGGCTCCAGCCAGGTGTCGGCCAGGTACGCGACGGACGTACGGTAGTCGTCCTCCGAGCCATGGACCAACGCCCGGGCACCGGCGGCGACGCTGAGGCCGTACTGGGTTCCCGCGTGCGCCGCGCGTTCGGTCAGGGAGGCGAGCGCGGACTCCGCCACCGCACGCTCGCCGCACCGGACCGCCGCCTCGACCAGCTCCGGGAGCGCGAAGCCGGAGGTGAACAGCTCACCGCGTGCCCATGTACGCGACGCGGCGGCCAACGCCTCCGGATACTCCCCGAGAGCATTGTGCAACACGGCCGCCGCGCTGTCGGTGTTCGCCGCCAGCTGCCCGACGCCCCTGTTCCCCACCTCGGCGAACAGGTCGAGTGCCTCCTGCCGGCGGCCCCGCATCGTCACCAGGTGCACCTTGGCGTACAACTGCGGCACGTCGCCGAAGGCGTCGGCGATCGCCTCCTCCTCAGCGATCGCCGCCATCGCGCGACCGAAGTCACCGGCGAACGCGGCGGACAACGCGACCTGCGACAAGGAGAGGCGGATGGCCATCGGCGACCCCGTGTCCCGCGCAGTCGCCCCCAACCACTCGACGATGGTGGCGTAGAGGTCCATGTCCCACAGTTCACCCGCGAGCATCGTGGCCAACGCCGGGACCCGGGTCCATCCCTCGTTGTCACCGGTGAGAGCCTCACGCAGTACCGGAGCTCCGGCCCAGTGTCCTTCGGTGTGCAGTAACACCAGCCCGTCGAGGAGGTCAGGGGAGTGGGGAGCCGGTGGCACCGATCGCGCCGCCGCGAGGACGCGGTCCATCACCCCGGCGGCCTTGCCGACGACGAGGGCCATCTCCAGCGCCGAGACCACACACTCGCGCGCGCGTCGCGGATCGGTGGAGGTGAGCCGCCGAGCGGCGCGGAGCATGAAGTCGGGCCCGCTGTCCGCCCCGTCCGCACCAATGGACAGCGCGATCTGACCGCGCAACAGGTCGACGGTCGCGTGCTCAGCATCATTCAGGGCGTCGGCGTCGATGCTTGCCACCAGATCCGTCGCGGCGTTCGCGTCGCCCGCCTCGAGGGTGGCCCTCGCGGCGGAGAGCGTCCGTCGCGTTTGTGTGTCGGGGTCCAGTGAGAGAGCCGCCGCACGTTCGAGGAAGGCCGCGGCCGCCGCCGCCACACCGCCGCGCGCCTGGGCGCGCGAGGCCGACGCCTCCAGCCCCGCGGCCACGTGTTCGTCCGGCCCGGTCGTGGCCAGTGCGCGGTGCCACACCTGTCGGTCGGGGGCGACTCCTGGGTCGATCGTGTCGGCCAGGGCGCGGTGCGCCGTTCGACGCTGGGCCGCGTCGGCCGTGCGATAGACCGCCGAACGCGCCAGGGGGTGGCAGAATCGGGCCCGCGTGTCGAACCGCACCAGACCGGACGACTCCACGGCGGAGGACGCGGCGGGCACGTCGATGTCCAGCCGTTGGGCCGCCGCCCACACCAGTGTCGCGTCACCGGTGGGATCCGCGCTGGCGAGAACCAGCAACAGGCGCGCCTCGGGCGCGAGCTCGGCCGCTCTGGCGTGGAAGCTCCGCTCGATCCGGCTGGCGACCGGTGACGGTGTCGGAAGCGCGAACCCGCCGGCCTTCGGAAGCTCGATCAGGGCCAACGGGTTTCCGCGTGCCTCGGCGAGGATCCGATCCCGCACCCGGTCGTCGAGGGTCACGGTTCTCTCGGCCGCCAGGAGGGAGCGTGACTGCGCGTCGGTCAGGCCATCGAGCCTCAGTCCGGGCAGTTCGTCCAGCCCACGGACGGGTTCCTGGTCCCGGGCCGCGAACACCATCGCCACCGGTTCGGCCGAGACCCGTCGGGCCAGGAACGTCACCGCCCGAGCCGAGGCGTCGTCCATCCAGTGCGCGTCGTCGACGAGGCACAGAAGTGGACGTTCCGCCGCCGCGACGGCCATCAGGTCGAGGGCCGCGAGGCCGACCCGGAACGG is part of the Spiractinospora alimapuensis genome and harbors:
- a CDS encoding ATP-binding protein, which produces MPASPVPALVGRDTEISSLFSLTDAARRGTGGALVVRGEPGIGKSTLLRHVESAVSEDFQVIRASGAEFEGELPFATLHQLCVPLLGHLEALSAPYHDSLRVAFGLAEGVPDPFRVGLAALDLMAVAAAERPLLCLVDDAHWMDDASARAVTFLARRVSAEPVAMVFAARDQEPVRGLDELPGLRLDGLTDAQSRSLLAAERTVTLDDRVRDRILAEARGNPLALIELPKAGGFALPTPSPVASRIERSFHARAAELAPEARLLLVLASADPTGDATLVWAAAQRLDIDVPAASSAVESSGLVRFDTRARFCHPLARSAVYRTADAAQRRTAHRALADTIDPGVAPDRQVWHRALATTGPDEHVAAGLEASASRAQARGGVAAAAAAFLERAAALSLDPDTQTRRTLSAARATLEAGDANAATDLVASIDADALNDAEHATVDLLRGQIALSIGADGADSGPDFMLRAARRLTSTDPRRARECVVSALEMALVVGKAAGVMDRVLAAARSVPPAPHSPDLLDGLVLLHTEGHWAGAPVLREALTGDNEGWTRVPALATMLAGELWDMDLYATIVEWLGATARDTGSPMAIRLSLSQVALSAAFAGDFGRAMAAIAEEEAIADAFGDVPQLYAKVHLVTMRGRRQEALDLFAEVGNRGVGQLAANTDSAAAVLHNALGEYPEALAAASRTWARGELFTSGFALPELVEAAVRCGERAVAESALASLTERAAHAGTQYGLSVAAGARALVHGSEDDYRTSVAYLADTWLEPDLARARLRYGEWLRRAGRRRDAREQLNAAHELFSRIGMEAFAERAAGELRATGAVVRGRAEHTYDQLTMQEMHIAREVAAGATTKEVAARLFLSPRTIDAHLRNIFRKLGITSRRQLRDIPDVT
- a CDS encoding poly-gamma-glutamate hydrolase family protein; amino-acid sequence: MITRTATVATTAFLTFTLVPGVPATAGAEDTYANYAELAAHETEGVDYRRTTRAGGTDLAHIAIHGGRIEPPTTELADHAAQAGDHAFATFEGIKRSGNGVLHITATRFDEPMTLEVVAASDYTISWHGAAGDHPTTYVGGLDTELRDTVRAELRASGFDAPDSIPDGLAGEDPDNIANRNARGAGVQLEITHAQRATFLDDGSPTETFRDYTAAVERAAAQR